The Polyodon spathula isolate WHYD16114869_AA chromosome 52, ASM1765450v1, whole genome shotgun sequence genome window below encodes:
- the LOC121307076 gene encoding surfeit locus protein 4, producing MGQNDIMSTAEDMTDQFLRVTKQYLPHLARLCLISTFLEDGIRMWFQWNEQRDYIEATWSCGYFLATCFVLLNLMGQLGGCVLILSRNFVQYACFGLFGILALQTIAYSILWDVKFLMRNLALGGGLLLLLAESRSEGKSMFAGVPSMGESSPKQYMQLGGRVLLVLMFMTLLHFDASFFFILQNIVGTALIILVAIGFKTKLAALTLVVWLFAINVYFNAFWTVPAYKPMHDFLKYDFFQTMSVIGGLLLVVALGPGGVSMDEKKKEW from the exons ATGGGGCAGAACGATATCATGAGTACGGCCGAGGACATGACAGACCAG TTCCTCCGTGTGACAAAGCAATACCTGCCCCACTTGGCACGACTCTGCCTCATCAGCACGTTCCTGGAGGACGGGATCCGCATGTGGTTCCAGTGGAACGAACAGCGGGACTACATTGAAGCCACCTGGAGCTGTGGCTACTTCTTGGCAACCTGCTTCGTGCTGCTTAATCTGATGGGACAGCTAG GTGGCTGTGTGCTTATTCTTAGCAGAAATTTTGTGCAATATGCCTGTTTTGGATTATTTGGAATCCTAGCTTTACAG ACTATCGCATACAGCATTTTATGGGATGTTAAGTTTTTGATGAG GAATCTAGCACTGGGAGGgggtttgctgctgctgctggcagaGTCCCGTTCCGAGGGGAAGAGCATGTTTGCTGGCGTGCCTTCCATGGGAGAGAGCTCTCCAAAGCAGTACATGCAGCTGGGGGGCCGGGTCCTGCTGGTTCTCATGTTCATGACTCTGCTGCACTTTGACGCCAGTTTCTTCTTT aTCCTGCAGAACATAGTGGGAACTGCTCTGATCATCCTGGTGGCAATCGGCTTCAAGACAAAGCTGGCAGCACTCACTTTGGTGGTGTGGCTCTTCGCTATCAACGTTTACTTCAACGCGTTCTGGACGGTCCCCGCCTACAAACCCATGCACGACTTCCTCAAATATGACTTCTTCCAGACCATGTCCGTCATCGGGGGTTTGCTGCTTGTGGTAGCCCTGGGGCCAGGAGGCGTCTCCATGGATGAGAAGAAGAAGGAGTGGTGA